The following are encoded together in the Desulfococcus multivorans genome:
- a CDS encoding NAD-dependent epimerase/dehydratase family protein — protein sequence MENLNSAHDVVSRDLAYIRTGAEAAFDKLAGKAVLVTGGAGFLGYYLVQAILSRNGDVPADRRIRLTVYDNYIRGVPQWLKALSGNPDLTLVRHDITGPLPDAMPDFQYIIHAASIASPIYYRKHPIETMDANVNGLRRLLEYCRRQPAEKAVEGFLFFSSSEIYGDPPPHRIPTDETYPGEVSCTGPRACYDESKRFGETLSVNFARQYGLPIKIVRPFNNYGPGLKITDRRVLPDFARNILNGEDIVLLSDGSPTRTFCYVADAVMGYFRVLVHGRPGEAYNIGVSTPEISMRELAEKVVGLGRDLFGYPGRVVRRQSGDESYLTDNPNRRCPIIEKARAEVGYSPGIELEEGLRRMLIWYGDNRNGEDA from the coding sequence ATGGAAAACCTGAATAGCGCTCACGACGTCGTTTCCCGGGATCTCGCCTATATCAGAACGGGCGCCGAAGCGGCATTCGATAAACTGGCGGGGAAAGCGGTCCTCGTCACCGGAGGGGCCGGCTTTCTGGGCTACTATCTGGTTCAGGCCATTCTGTCCCGGAACGGCGACGTCCCGGCGGATCGGCGAATCCGGCTCACGGTATATGACAATTACATTCGCGGGGTTCCCCAATGGTTGAAGGCATTGTCGGGAAATCCGGACCTGACCCTGGTCCGGCACGACATTACGGGTCCCCTGCCGGATGCGATGCCCGATTTCCAGTATATCATTCACGCCGCGTCCATCGCGTCGCCGATATACTACCGAAAGCATCCCATCGAAACCATGGACGCCAACGTCAACGGCCTCAGGCGGCTTCTGGAGTATTGCCGGCGCCAACCCGCGGAAAAAGCGGTGGAGGGGTTCCTCTTTTTCTCCAGCAGCGAGATATACGGCGATCCCCCGCCCCATCGTATTCCGACCGACGAAACGTATCCCGGTGAGGTCTCCTGCACCGGGCCGCGAGCCTGTTACGACGAGTCCAAACGGTTCGGAGAGACGTTGTCGGTCAACTTCGCCCGGCAATACGGCCTTCCGATCAAGATTGTCCGACCTTTCAACAATTACGGACCGGGCCTCAAGATCACGGACCGTCGTGTTCTGCCGGATTTTGCGCGGAACATTTTGAATGGGGAGGACATCGTCCTCCTGTCGGACGGTTCCCCCACCCGGACCTTCTGTTATGTGGCGGACGCCGTCATGGGTTATTTCAGGGTACTGGTCCACGGTCGCCCCGGGGAGGCCTATAATATCGGTGTCTCCACCCCCGAGATTTCCATGCGGGAGTTGGCCGAGAAGGTGGTCGGGTTGGGACGCGACCTCTTCGGCTACCCGGGTCGGGTGGTCCGCCGCCAAAGCGGAGACGAGAGTTATCTGACCGACAACCCGAATCGGCGGTGCCCCATCATTGAAAAGGCCCGCGCGGAGGTGGGATATTCTCCGGGAATCGAGCTGGAGGAGGGATTGCGGCGGATGTTGATCTGGTACGGCGACAACCGGAACGGGGAGGATGCCTGA
- the rfbF gene encoding glucose-1-phosphate cytidylyltransferase — MKVVILAGGFGTRLSEETGVKPKPMVEIGDKPILWHIMKIYSFYGIDEFIICLGYKGLCIKEYFANYFLHSSDVTFDMSQNRMHVHRTAAEPWQVTLVDTGENTMTGGRLRRVKDYIGDETFCFTYGDGLTDLDIRALIAFHKSRKTLATLTAVQPPGRFGAFKLSHGQDRIAAFREKPQGDGAWVNGGFFVLEPGAVEYIEGDDTVWERQPMERLAENGELTAFRHKGFWQPMDTLRDKMVLEEMWTSGRAPWKVW; from the coding sequence ATGAAAGTCGTCATTCTGGCCGGCGGCTTCGGAACCCGTCTTTCCGAAGAAACCGGCGTCAAACCCAAGCCTATGGTGGAGATCGGGGATAAACCCATTCTCTGGCACATCATGAAAATCTATTCCTTCTACGGCATCGATGAATTCATCATCTGCCTCGGTTACAAGGGGTTGTGCATCAAGGAGTATTTTGCCAACTATTTTCTCCATTCCTCCGATGTCACCTTTGACATGTCCCAGAACCGCATGCATGTTCACAGGACCGCGGCCGAGCCCTGGCAGGTCACGCTGGTGGACACGGGCGAGAACACCATGACGGGCGGTCGGCTCAGGCGCGTGAAGGACTATATCGGCGACGAGACCTTCTGTTTCACCTACGGCGACGGGCTGACCGACCTGGATATCCGCGCTTTGATCGCATTCCACAAGTCCCGCAAGACGCTGGCCACCCTGACCGCGGTTCAGCCGCCGGGCCGATTCGGGGCCTTCAAGCTGAGCCATGGACAGGACCGGATCGCGGCGTTTCGCGAAAAACCCCAGGGAGACGGCGCCTGGGTGAACGGCGGCTTTTTTGTGCTGGAGCCCGGGGCTGTAGAGTATATCGAGGGAGACGACACCGTCTGGGAGCGGCAGCCCATGGAAAGGCTGGCCGAGAACGGCGAGCTGACCGCCTTTCGCCACAAGGGATTCTGGCAGCCGATGGATACCCTGCGGGACAAGATGGTCCTGGAGGAAATGTGGACTTCCGGCCGTGCGCCGTGGAAGGTATGGTGA
- a CDS encoding sugar transferase: MFEEKSKQFDRTLLIFDIISTIIAFTTAYYLRFEVFTDGSSDALIHFSLLPMILALMLFHLSYFSAYCSPRRMTAAKLLWSVFISVSATITALIGIIFIMKIEYVSRLVVIIFMGLVFVLLIVNRLVIVAYFRGSLKRGENYQKVLIIGTGPRAAQLSRLLQEKSEWGIDIVGYLDPRPDWDGAEVQGGPLLGTIEDISAVLKRFVVDEVILAVPRTLIGDAESIAHACEEEGIKLRIMADLYDLEVARVSLMKLDNIPLLTLEPVALDEYKLALKRLIDVFLVVLSLPVILPLMGCIALAIKFDSPGPVFFIQERIGLKKRRFNMIKFRSMYVGSEEKLKELEHLNEAEGPIFKIADDPRVTPVGRFIRRTSLDELPQLFNVLAGSMSLVGPRPMSVRDVDLFDRGIQRKRFSVKPGLTCLWQISGRSELPFSKWLELDLYYIERWSLFLDLKILIKTIPVVLRGNGAM, from the coding sequence ATGTTTGAGGAGAAATCCAAACAATTCGACCGAACCCTGTTGATATTCGACATCATTTCGACGATCATCGCTTTCACGACGGCATATTATCTGCGGTTCGAGGTGTTCACGGACGGGTCGTCGGACGCGTTGATCCACTTTTCGCTGCTGCCGATGATTCTGGCGTTGATGCTCTTTCATCTCTCCTATTTCAGCGCCTACTGCTCACCGAGGCGAATGACGGCGGCAAAATTGCTGTGGTCGGTTTTTATCAGCGTTTCGGCGACGATAACGGCTCTGATCGGCATCATCTTTATCATGAAAATCGAGTATGTCAGCCGCCTGGTCGTGATCATTTTCATGGGACTCGTTTTTGTATTGCTCATCGTAAACCGCCTCGTTATCGTCGCCTATTTCCGCGGAAGCCTGAAGCGCGGCGAAAATTATCAAAAGGTGCTGATCATCGGGACCGGACCTCGAGCGGCCCAGCTGTCCCGGCTGCTGCAGGAAAAATCGGAGTGGGGCATCGACATCGTCGGATATCTCGATCCCCGTCCGGACTGGGACGGGGCCGAGGTGCAGGGTGGACCGCTGTTGGGCACGATAGAGGATATCAGCGCCGTTCTGAAGCGGTTTGTCGTCGACGAGGTCATCCTGGCCGTTCCCCGAACCTTGATAGGGGATGCCGAATCCATCGCCCATGCCTGCGAGGAAGAGGGCATCAAACTCAGGATCATGGCCGATCTGTACGACCTCGAGGTGGCCCGCGTGAGCCTCATGAAGCTCGACAACATTCCCCTCCTGACCCTTGAGCCCGTTGCCCTGGACGAGTATAAACTGGCGTTGAAACGATTGATCGACGTCTTCCTTGTCGTTCTGTCGCTGCCGGTGATCCTGCCCCTTATGGGATGCATCGCCCTGGCGATCAAATTCGACTCTCCCGGACCGGTGTTTTTCATCCAGGAGCGGATTGGTCTCAAAAAACGGCGTTTCAACATGATCAAGTTCCGTTCCATGTATGTGGGCAGTGAAGAAAAACTAAAGGAATTGGAACACTTGAACGAAGCTGAAGGGCCTATATTCAAGATCGCCGATGATCCGCGGGTGACCCCTGTCGGCCGCTTCATCCGCCGAACGAGCCTGGATGAACTGCCCCAGCTCTTCAACGTCCTGGCCGGAAGCATGAGCCTGGTGGGACCGAGACCCATGTCCGTAAGGGATGTCGACCTCTTCGACCGCGGCATTCAACGCAAGCGATTCAGTGTGAAGCCGGGCCTCACCTGTCTGTGGCAAATCAGCGGACGCAGTGAGCTGCCGTTTTCCAAGTGGCTCGAACTCGATCTCTATTACATCGAGAGATGGTCCCTGTTTCTGGATTTGAAGATTCTGATCAAAACCATACCCGTCGTTCTCCGCGGCAACGGTGCGATGTGA
- a CDS encoding malectin domain-containing carbohydrate-binding protein has translation MRNFYEWIVTDLRKVFSRSVCAGLLIAMGCVWGAGSVHAGDITLGWTANTSPYLKGYKIYYGTSKTSYASNISVAKTTSCTLSGLKEGVYYYFAATVLTTDGKESGFSNQVAAYIPVSGGTASSDVVHRINAGGPAVTAGGVDWDGDRYYSGSTKTYRNAASIAGTTADLLYQTERFGKTFGYSLPVSSGVYTVKLHFAEIYFSSVNSRVFDLEVENRQFALDNFDIVREVGSKTAVVKTINNVRVVDGSLDIDFGAAIDNGKISAIEVILVSANI, from the coding sequence GCCGGGCTTTTGATCGCGATGGGATGCGTTTGGGGTGCGGGTTCGGTGCATGCCGGCGATATAACCCTTGGCTGGACGGCGAACACGAGCCCTTATCTGAAAGGTTACAAAATATATTACGGTACGTCCAAGACCAGTTATGCCTCTAACATCAGTGTGGCCAAGACCACCAGCTGCACCCTTTCAGGGCTGAAGGAGGGTGTCTATTATTATTTTGCAGCCACCGTGCTGACCACGGACGGGAAAGAAAGCGGGTTTTCAAATCAGGTGGCCGCCTACATTCCCGTTTCCGGCGGCACCGCCTCATCGGACGTGGTCCACCGGATCAATGCCGGCGGCCCTGCCGTGACCGCCGGCGGCGTCGATTGGGACGGCGATCGCTATTACAGCGGATCGACAAAGACGTATCGGAACGCCGCGTCCATCGCCGGTACGACCGCCGACCTTCTCTATCAGACCGAGCGATTCGGGAAAACCTTCGGGTACAGCCTGCCGGTGAGCTCGGGCGTCTATACGGTGAAACTGCATTTTGCCGAGATCTATTTTTCCTCGGTGAACTCCCGGGTTTTTGATCTCGAGGTGGAAAACCGTCAGTTTGCACTGGATAATTTTGACATCGTTCGGGAGGTGGGGTCGAAAACCGCCGTGGTCAAAACCATCAACAACGTCCGGGTCGTCGACGGCAGCCTTGACATCGACTTCGGCGCTGCGATTGACAACGGGAAGATATCGGCCATTGAAGTGATCCTCGTTTCAGCCAATATCTGA